A genomic region of Arachis stenosperma cultivar V10309 chromosome 9, arast.V10309.gnm1.PFL2, whole genome shotgun sequence contains the following coding sequences:
- the LOC130947829 gene encoding GDSL esterase/lipase APG-like: MDMNSMKIAVIHVVLVVFASGYGEGEAQETATTTTLVPAVITFGDSVVDVGNNVNLNTLFKADYFPYGKDFGNHKPNGRFCNGKLATDVTAETLGFKNSAHPYLSPRASGKNLLRGVNFASAASGYDDNTAILHHAIPLSQQLNYYKEYQRKLARVVGSNRSASIINEALYILATGSGDFVHNYYINPKFNKTTFTPDKYSSYLVAAFETFIKDLYGLGARRIGVVSLPPLGCLPATRTLFSSHDHNINGGCVSSINHDAQTFNNKLNSSALYLQKQLPGLKLVVFDIFKPLYDLVQSPSKFGFVEARKGCCGTGSERIRVFLCNPKSSRTCSNATQYVFWDGVHPSEAANKVLADSMLLQGISLVT; the protein is encoded by the exons ATGGATATGAATAGTATGAAAATAGCAGTTATTCATGTTGTCCTTGTTGTGTTTGCAAGTGGGTATGGAGAAGGAGAAGCACAAgaaacagcaacaacaacaacattaGTGCCAGCAGTGATAACATTTGGAGATTCAGTGGTGGATGTTGGAAATAATGTGAATCTCAACACTCTCTTCAAGGCTGATTACTTTCCTTATGGCAAAGATTTTGGTAACCACAAACCCAATGGCAGGTTTTGTAATGGCAAACTAGCTACTGATGTTACTG CTGAAACACTGGGATTTAAGAATTCTGCACATCCATACCTTAGTCCACGAGCATCAGGGAAGAATCTCCTTAGAGGAGTTAACTTTGCTTCAGCTGCTTCTGGTTATGATGACAACACTGCTATTTTGCAT CATGCTATCCCTTTGTCACAACAATTAAATTATTACAAGGAATACCAAAGGAAACTGGCACGTGTAGTTGGAAGTAACAGATCAGCATCAATTATCAATGAAGCTTTGTACATATTGGCTACTGGAAGtggtgattttgttcataactATTATATCAATCCTAAGTTCAACAAAACCACCTTCACTCCTGATAAATACTCCTCCTACCTTGTTGCTGCATTTGAAACCTTCAttaag GATTTGTATGGATTAGGAGCGAGGAGAATTGGAGTGGTTTCACTCCCACCATTGGGTTGTCTACCTGCTACAAGAACTTTATTTAGTTCCCATGATCACAATATTAATGGCGGATGTGTCTCAAGCATCAACCATGATGCTCAAACATTCAACAACAAACTCAACTCATCTGCGTTATATCTTCAAAAACAACTTCCTGGTCTTAAGCTTGTTGTCTTTGATATTTTCAAGCCTCTCTATGACCTTGTTCAGTCTCCATCAAAATTTG GTTTTGTGGAGGCAAGAAAAGGTTGCTGTGGTACAGGGAGTGAAAGAATAAGAGTTTTCTTGTGCAATCCAAAATCATCAAGAACTTGCTCTAATGCAACTCAGTATGTGTTTTGGGATGGTGTTCATCCTTCAGAAGCTGCTAACAAAGTTTTAGCTGATTCAATGCTTCTTCAAGGCATATCTCTTGTCACATAA